From a single Vibrio tubiashii genomic region:
- a CDS encoding DUF3581 domain-containing protein translates to MFLTPYFSQDNNQFQFTRQQASHFAKKVAGDFNPIHDEDNKRFCVPGDLLFAVLLSKEGISQKMRFDFSGMVNDGISLSIENKCEKESALVDENAKEYLHMSREGEVSRDAAFIEHVVTSYVQFSGMNFPHIMVPLMEEAQMMINCQRPLVIYESMEVEFDRLDLTHPEVEFAGATFDVEGKRGVVTLNFSFKEDGEVVGKGIKRMVASGLKPYDQDAVDDLVERFNARKECFLAEFANAA, encoded by the coding sequence ATGTTTCTGACACCGTATTTTTCACAAGATAACAATCAGTTCCAGTTCACTCGCCAACAAGCAAGCCACTTTGCTAAGAAGGTCGCGGGTGACTTTAACCCTATCCATGATGAAGACAACAAACGCTTTTGCGTACCTGGCGATCTTCTATTTGCGGTATTGCTAAGCAAAGAAGGCATTAGCCAAAAAATGCGCTTTGACTTCTCTGGCATGGTTAACGATGGAATTTCGCTATCAATTGAGAACAAGTGTGAGAAAGAAAGCGCGTTGGTCGATGAGAACGCGAAAGAATACCTACACATGTCGCGCGAAGGTGAAGTTAGCCGTGATGCTGCATTTATCGAACATGTTGTTACTAGCTATGTTCAGTTCTCTGGCATGAACTTCCCTCACATCATGGTGCCGCTCATGGAAGAAGCGCAAATGATGATTAACTGCCAACGTCCACTCGTGATTTACGAAAGCATGGAAGTGGAGTTTGATCGTCTTGATCTGACTCACCCTGAAGTTGAGTTTGCGGGCGCGACCTTTGACGTAGAAGGCAAGCGTGGTGTTGTCACACTAAACTTCAGCTTTAAAGAAGATGGCGAAGTGGTTGGCAAAGGCATTAAGCGCATGGTGGCAAGCGGCTTGAAACCTTATGACCAAGATGCGGTTGACGATCTTGTCGAGCGTTTTAACGCGCGCAAAGAGTGCTTCTTAGCCGAGTTTGCAAACGCTGCTTAA
- a CDS encoding ion channel: MESHQGKCSYQNPDGWCCDQPCGESGLCYWHDPKVDKSKDDIKDQVEEWAAAGKPLDGFQLAKTNLEDIDLVNRGCKEGYLCRDVDFYRANLTDAHFFGLDLRGSSLMKAKLIGANLHCAKLDNCNLLGAELSRAKLENIEWGGCLKQELEAKKALRQRERKKSVMLCQEAEEVCRNIRKQCEKQGLFEMAGDFFKREMRFRRYQMPLLSVKRMISKLVDIFCGYGEDPVRVVGFSIFLILVCALAYFFLDTTGAHPIYEGVTGWKFYALEFFNSLYFSVVTFTTLGYGDISPVGVARFIAACEAFLGSFTMALFVVVFVKKMTR, translated from the coding sequence ATGGAATCTCACCAAGGCAAATGCAGCTATCAAAATCCTGATGGCTGGTGCTGCGATCAACCGTGTGGGGAGTCAGGCTTGTGTTACTGGCATGACCCAAAAGTCGATAAAAGCAAAGATGATATAAAAGACCAGGTTGAAGAATGGGCCGCAGCAGGTAAACCTTTAGACGGATTTCAGTTGGCAAAAACAAACCTCGAAGACATAGATTTAGTAAACCGAGGCTGTAAAGAAGGTTATCTATGTCGAGATGTTGATTTTTATCGAGCAAACTTAACCGATGCTCACTTTTTTGGCTTAGATTTACGTGGCTCATCTTTGATGAAAGCTAAGCTTATTGGCGCGAATTTACATTGTGCCAAGTTAGACAATTGCAACTTACTTGGGGCAGAGCTCTCTCGGGCCAAGTTAGAAAATATCGAATGGGGTGGCTGTTTAAAGCAAGAACTTGAAGCGAAGAAAGCGTTAAGACAGAGGGAGCGCAAGAAATCGGTTATGCTGTGTCAGGAAGCGGAAGAAGTGTGTCGTAACATTCGTAAGCAGTGTGAGAAGCAAGGGCTATTTGAAATGGCGGGGGACTTCTTTAAGCGTGAAATGCGTTTCAGGCGCTACCAAATGCCTTTGTTAAGCGTAAAAAGGATGATCTCTAAATTAGTCGATATCTTTTGTGGTTATGGCGAAGATCCCGTACGAGTAGTAGGCTTCTCTATCTTCTTGATACTGGTCTGTGCGCTAGCTTACTTCTTTTTAGACACCACAGGTGCACATCCTATTTATGAAGGAGTCACGGGGTGGAAGTTTTACGCTTTAGAGTTTTTCAATTCGCTCTATTTCAGCGTCGTGACTTTTACCACTTTGGGTTATGGAGATATATCGCCCGTCGGGGTCGCGAGATTTATCGCTGCCTGCGAAGCTTTCTTAGGCAGCTTTACCATGGCGCTGTTTGTGGTGGTGTTTGTTAAGAAGATGACTCGCTAA
- a CDS encoding O-acetylhomoserine aminocarboxypropyltransferase/cysteine synthase family protein, protein MKDETLSIHFGYETDPTTKSVATPIYQTVAYEFDNAQHGADLFNLEVPGNIYTRIMNPTNDVLEKRMAALEGGIAGLVVSAGSAAINYAILTLAQAGDNIVSTPQLYGGTYTLFAHMLPSQGINVKFAKDDKPESLAELIDENTKAVYCESIGNPAGNIIDLERVAELAHAQGVPVIVDNTVATPALCKPIEFGADIIVHSLTKYVGGHGTTLGGVIIDSGKFPWAQHKDRFPVFNQPEPSYHGVVYTEAFGEAAFIGRARTVPLRNTGAALSPMNAFMLMQGLETLSLRMERHTENAKKVAEYLQQHEKVSWVSYAGLPSSEFFPLAEKYMKGKPSAILSFGLKDGYDAGVRFYDALQIFKRLVNIGDAKSLACHPASTTHRQLSEAEQKQAGVSPEMIRLSVGIEHIDDILADLEQALNA, encoded by the coding sequence ATGAAAGACGAAACGCTCTCAATCCACTTTGGTTACGAAACGGACCCAACAACAAAATCTGTTGCTACACCCATCTATCAAACAGTCGCTTATGAGTTTGATAATGCTCAGCATGGCGCCGACCTGTTTAACCTAGAAGTTCCGGGCAATATTTATACGCGCATCATGAATCCAACCAATGATGTATTGGAAAAACGCATGGCAGCTTTAGAAGGCGGGATTGCTGGTCTTGTTGTGAGTGCGGGTAGCGCGGCAATCAACTACGCAATCCTGACTTTGGCTCAAGCAGGTGACAATATTGTTTCGACACCTCAGCTTTACGGTGGCACTTATACGCTGTTTGCGCACATGCTGCCAAGTCAGGGCATCAATGTTAAATTTGCCAAAGATGATAAGCCTGAGAGCCTTGCCGAGCTGATAGATGAGAACACCAAGGCCGTGTATTGTGAAAGTATCGGTAACCCAGCCGGTAACATCATTGACTTAGAGCGAGTAGCAGAGCTTGCTCATGCTCAGGGTGTACCAGTCATTGTCGATAACACCGTTGCAACACCAGCGCTTTGTAAGCCAATCGAGTTTGGTGCTGATATTATCGTACACTCACTGACTAAGTATGTCGGCGGTCATGGTACGACACTCGGTGGAGTCATTATCGACTCCGGTAAATTCCCATGGGCCCAGCACAAAGATCGCTTCCCTGTATTTAATCAGCCAGAGCCTTCATATCATGGTGTTGTTTACACCGAAGCCTTTGGCGAAGCGGCCTTTATTGGTCGTGCGCGTACCGTACCATTGCGTAATACAGGGGCGGCTTTGTCACCGATGAATGCCTTTATGCTAATGCAAGGGCTAGAAACATTATCTTTGCGCATGGAGCGCCACACTGAGAACGCGAAGAAAGTAGCCGAGTACTTACAACAGCACGAGAAAGTGAGCTGGGTGAGCTACGCAGGTCTGCCAAGTTCAGAGTTTTTCCCACTTGCAGAAAAATACATGAAAGGTAAACCTTCAGCGATTTTATCTTTTGGTCTAAAAGATGGTTACGATGCCGGTGTGCGTTTCTATGATGCACTGCAGATCTTTAAGCGTTTGGTCAACATAGGTGATGCTAAGTCGCTCGCTTGCCACCCTGCCTCAACCACGCACCGTCAGTTAAGTGAAGCCGAGCAGAAACAAGCTGGCGTCTCACCAGAGATGATCCGCCTATCTGTAGGTATTGAGCATATCGACGATATTCTTGCTGATTTGGAGCAGGCGCTAAATGCATAG
- a CDS encoding hemolysin family protein translates to MDIFILVGLITLNGLFAMSELALVAAKSSRLKGLAQTQPSAQLALELKNNPTRFLSTIQIGITAIGILSGIFGEATLSAPFSVWLTQQGLDAELASIVATASVVVLITYFAIVVGELVPKRFAQRNAEKIAVIVAYPIHWLAIITTPFVVLLSSSTDALLKLFRQNGGDNDQITEEDIFAVVNEGSESGAIEPQEQEMIRNILHLNDRLVTSLMTPRCDMDYLDIEQPIESCLKQIRQTQHSVWPVCHGGLDNIIGTISSKVLLDQYESLSIEKIARLVRKPRYFPESMKGLPLLNQMQQNNCEMAFIVDEYGDIQGIVTHYDILESVAGELGLAPQHTWARQHQDGSWWMDALIPLNELKRRLDISTFEGEESEGFQTLNGFLTWLIGRVPEVGEVIEYQEWQFEVLKVQNNRILQVRVVRITG, encoded by the coding sequence ATGGACATATTCATACTGGTGGGGCTTATCACCCTTAATGGCTTGTTTGCCATGTCAGAACTGGCGCTTGTTGCCGCTAAATCGAGTCGTTTAAAAGGCCTAGCTCAGACTCAACCTTCCGCACAGCTCGCTCTTGAGCTAAAGAACAACCCAACCCGCTTTTTATCAACCATTCAAATTGGTATCACGGCTATTGGTATTTTGAGTGGTATTTTTGGTGAAGCGACCCTTTCTGCACCTTTTTCGGTGTGGCTTACCCAGCAAGGGCTTGATGCTGAATTGGCTTCTATCGTCGCAACCGCCAGTGTCGTTGTATTAATCACTTACTTTGCGATTGTGGTTGGTGAGTTGGTGCCAAAACGTTTTGCTCAGCGAAATGCAGAGAAGATTGCGGTTATTGTCGCCTACCCGATCCATTGGCTAGCCATTATTACCACCCCTTTTGTGGTTCTGCTGAGTTCCTCTACCGATGCGTTACTCAAGCTATTTCGTCAAAACGGCGGCGATAATGACCAAATCACCGAAGAAGATATTTTTGCTGTGGTCAATGAAGGCTCCGAGTCCGGTGCAATTGAACCGCAAGAACAAGAGATGATCCGTAATATTCTGCATTTGAATGACCGATTAGTGACCTCTTTGATGACGCCGCGTTGCGATATGGATTATCTCGATATTGAGCAGCCCATAGAGTCTTGTTTGAAGCAGATTCGTCAGACTCAGCACTCAGTTTGGCCTGTTTGTCATGGTGGCTTAGACAATATTATCGGGACGATCTCCTCTAAGGTTCTGCTCGACCAATATGAGTCGCTTTCGATTGAAAAGATTGCTCGCTTAGTAAGAAAGCCGCGATACTTCCCCGAATCAATGAAAGGCTTGCCTTTGCTCAATCAAATGCAACAAAACAACTGTGAGATGGCGTTTATCGTCGATGAATATGGAGACATTCAAGGAATAGTCACCCACTACGACATTCTTGAGTCAGTAGCAGGAGAACTCGGCTTAGCGCCCCAACACACATGGGCAAGGCAACATCAAGATGGTAGCTGGTGGATGGATGCACTGATCCCTCTTAATGAGCTAAAACGACGTTTAGACATCAGCACATTCGAAGGGGAAGAGAGCGAAGGATTCCAAACCCTGAATGGTTTTCTAACCTGGCTAATCGGCCGAGTCCCTGAAGTAGGCGAAGTGATTGAGTATCAAGAATGGCAGTTTGAGGTTTTGAAGGTACAAAACAACCGGATATTGCAGGTTAGGGTGGTTCGGATAACTGGATAA